The following proteins come from a genomic window of Drosophila sulfurigaster albostrigata strain 15112-1811.04 chromosome X, ASM2355843v2, whole genome shotgun sequence:
- the LOC133848293 gene encoding glycoprotein-N-acetylgalactosamine 3-beta-galactosyltransferase 1 encodes MSAHHITFEVEPQEQQQQQQQQLGHLAKKRDDLQVFLLGSRPSVYRLSRRHFLLTALLCGTALILLYAYGDVVMLTALRMRENSGQDNQVTNEPLATQLEREVRVACFVLTTPQYHKSRAVHIQRTWGKRCNKIYFMTSQPDDELETIILTKTDKYEVLWGKTKESFTYLYEHKRHEFDWFMKADDDTYVFVENLRHMLYPYSPDEPIYFGFNYKLFNVEAKNASYMSGGSGYVLSREALRLFVHGLNDSSKCRPEDDSAEDVEAGACLFKTNVAAGDSRDDKLRNRFYPMMPYSSLMSKYNGMDFWLFKYAYYNPRACMDCLSEYPVAFHYVEPRELYSFNYLSYMFDLFGRQPTVEHLPARIPLGQVIIPPSDNR; translated from the exons ATGTCCGCGCACCACATCACATTCGAGGTGGAACctcaagagcagcagcaacagcagcagcagcagctgggtCATTTGGCCAAGAAACGCGATGATCTGCAGGTGTTTCTCCTCGGCTCGAGGCCGAGTGTGTATCGGCTGTCGAGGCGCCACTTCCTGCTGACGGCGTTGCTTTGTGGCACAGCGTTGATTCTGCTCTATGCCTACGGCGATGTAGTGATGCTGACCGCATTGAGGATGCGGGAGAATAGTGGTCAGGACAATCAGGTGACTAACGAACCGCTGGCCACGCAACTGGAGCGTGAAGTGCGTGTCGCCTGCTTTGTCCTGACTACGCCCCAGTATCACAAGTCTCGGGCGGTGCACATACAGCGCACGTGGGGCAAACGTTGCAACAAGATCTACTTTATGACCTCGCAACCGGACGACGAGCTCGAGACCATCATTCTAACCAAGACAGACAAATACGAGGTGCTGTGGGGCAAAACGAAGGAGTCCTTCACCTACCTCTATGAGCACAAGCGCCACGAGTTCGATTGGTTCATGAAAGCCGACGACGATAC ATATGTTTTTGTAGAGAACTTGCGTCATATGCTTTATCCTTATTCGCCTGATGAGCCCATTTATTTTGGCTTCAACTACAAGCTTTTCAATGTAGAAGCGAAGAATGCG AGCTACATGTCAGGTGGCAGCGGTTATGTGCTCAGTCGAGAGGCGTTGCGTTTGTTTGTGCATGGATTGAATGACAGCAGCAAGTGCCGGCCAGAGGATGATTCTGCCGAGGATGTGGAGGCCGGAGCTTGTCTCTTTAAAACGAATGTGGCCGCCGGCGATTCACGCGACGACAAATTGCGTAATCGATTCTATCCCATGATGCCATATTCAAGCTTAATGTCAAAGTACAATGGAATGGATTTCTGGCTTTTTAAATATGCCTATTATAATCCACGTGCA TGTATGGACTGTCTCTCCGAGTATCCGGTGGCCTTTCATTACGTTGAGCCTCGGGAGCTTTATTCCTTCAATTATCTCAGCTAtatgtttgatttatttgggCGACAGCCCACTGTTGAGCATCTTCCAGCGAGGATTCCACTCGGTCAAGTCATCATTCCTCCCTCGGACAATAGATAA